TTGCAGGGTTGATCATATAAAAACCAGGGCCCCTGTTCTTCTCTTCTTCTCAGTAGTTGGTTGACCCCCAGGATGCGACTCCTGGTCACTATTGCCGCCATGGTGGCCTCTATCTGGCTGGTTTGCTCTGAGCTCCAAGGACAGAGCTGCTTGGACAATTTTACCAATATGCCCAACTTTGTGTTGGATCTGAACGACTCTGTGAGCAGCGGAGCCACGTTCCTCACTGCACCCGCTTTGGACCGGGTGAGGGACTGCCTGACCGCTTGCTGCAGGTCACCGTCTTGTAACGTGGCGCTGGTGGAGCGAGATCCCGGGCACGATGACATTATACACTCTTGTTTCCTCCTCAACTGCGTCTACAAGCAGGAGTTTGTGTGCAAGTTCGTCAGGAAGGAGGGATTCAGTAATTACGTCACGGTGGACGTCAGCAAGAAGTATCTACACCGCTGGGAAGAGCAGGAAGGTGAGCGATTAAATGGGACTTTTACCAATATTCACACTTGTATCTGGACAGGGTTGTATGGAAGCCGTAAGGAACTGGACATACTTGTGCCTCAAATTTTACGCAAGGTCatgtacttcttttttttttttttttcttgcctacAAAAAAGCGAATAGTGCTAGCAAGGTTAGTTTTGCACTGGACAATCATTCAGCTTGGTGCCGTTCACCAACAGACAAATCATGGCGTTAGAAGTATTTTTTGCAGGCAGCTTTGTCCAAGCAGTCCAGTTATAGCTACATCGGCATGACTATTGAGCCCAgcgattgtctgcagcggtcatgTTTTAAAGTCTTGAAGTCAATCTGTGCAGTCTTATCAGTAGACCGGGGGCAGTGACAGATGGCCAGTGATAGGGCAAGTTCAGTTCACTTTGTAATCTTCATTGAGGGTATGccgataaaacaaaaaacaaactggaAAACCTCATCGGCTGTTTCTTGGCATACAAAGCTGACTATATACCATTGCATGAGGTAATTCAATCCAAATATATATatcagcagccaaatccgcaacatgtgcacataccctaaaagggaatctgtcagcatgtttttgctatgtattTTGATGTAGggttagagaccctgattccaaccatGTATCACTTAagtgggctgtgttttgctgtttcagtaAAATTCATGTTTCATCAGCAGGTGATTATCACTGCAGGGCTAGCTAGATTTCTTGTGCTTCCTAGTCCATCCATGACCCCACCACTAATTATCAGGTTTCTGCCGGTGTACAGGGTACACAGCTGTCAATTAGTGATGTGGGCTGGGTTtttacacagctcagcatttgagctctgcttgattttccgctgctgattgtatgaaaatgacagcaagcagatcaACAAATGATGCAtcagtggaatcagggtctcagccccttcaTCATTCTGCGCCcaaatttttagaaaaaaaaacctgctgaccgATTACCTTTTAACCTAACATGTATGGCAACCTTAGGAGATTTCTTTGCCAACAGATATATGGAGAAAAGTGGTCATGCTGGGATGGCACGAGACAATGCTTACATATGATATTGATTATTGATTGGTTGAATATGGTCGTGTTCACTCTGGAAATGATTGATAATCTTTCCATCTGATGAGAATCGGACAGCGCTGCTTGTGATTACATCTATTGTCTGCTGATTGTTGCTGCTGCCCTCCAACTGAAGACTCCCCAGGGGTTTGTATAATAAGATGGGTCATCACCCTGAATGTAAAGCACTTGTGTGAACACTGAGCAGCTCTTTATCTTTGAGAGTTTCTGTTTCAACACCTGCCACATTTTTCAGGGCTTCAGACTTAAGCTAATGACTGTAGGCTAAAATGTGGTGTAAGTCCATCCTTACTCTGCAGACACTCTCCCTTTTCTCAGTTTTTTTGCCCACTGTTGTGCTCcttatatgtcacttactgggctacttgttttatctttttaattttttttatacaattaCTACTTTAGCAGTAGGAGATTATCATTACTTTAGCGTGCTGTGAGGTAATCCAGCCACGCCCCATCCACTGGCAGGTttcgtgtacactgtgcataggcagaaagctgccaatcgtgGGTGTGCGCTAagttttacaaagctgagctttcaaagtactgctagatctgcaacagaaaACTGTTTTTAATCGAAACTGCAGCAAGAAGTCCAGTgaatgatacatcactggaatcagggcctctgcccCTACATCGTTCTGCTCTCTAATAGGATATCAAAAGccatgtgacagattcccttttaaaggtACAATAACATTTTTCTTAAGTGTAGGTAACACAACATTTATAGTCTGTCCACAGTTTGAATAGGCAGCTGATTTTAATACCAGCACactgaatgtgaattttttttttttttagtcatctTATGCTGTGTACATGCACCACTCTCTTGTTACCACATCTCTTGGGCAGGGGACGAATGATCAATGTCCCCATAGGGTCAGAAACAactattacacagtacacagcaggggcatattTATTATCTCAGATTATtttggcacaggaacatttttttttttcttatgcatgCTCAATTGTGTAATGTACTCTGTTAGATGGACAGTCCTTTTAATGAATTTTTCGCATTCGTGAGCTGCTGAGTGCCACCCCCTGAAATGTTCTTCAGTCAAGAGCTTTATATATCTGTTGTAGTTtacggctctttttttttttttttgcattgattcTGGTGAATTTGTTGGGTAAAAAAAAGTCAAATGCTAAAAGCTACAGATTTCTGGTGAAAGCTGCTTTATTATTGATTGGTCCTGAAGGCCTCATCCAGACGTCCATTTCTTGTTACATACGTGGGATGCTGGACAGTAGCCGCAGGCAAGGCATTCATCTAATTTTACGTACCGGCGCGCTTCATGATAGGGTGTGGACTTTGTCCTGTGAGGGCATCACGCCCATGCAGGCTGCATGCTGCCGGTGGGGTGCGCTGGCCAGGACCATGTGTTTCACAGTTCAATGATGGAGACTTTCTCCTCTCACTTGAGGTCACCCTTCTATACAGTTCTACTCTCTTTACTCTCCAAACCCTAGCTCCCTAATTAACATAAACTCCCTTACTTTCCCTAGCACTAGCCCCTCCCACTATTGGCTAATCTCAAACATGAACCTTTTCCCTAATGTCTCTACCTAAACTACACTCAACTATCTACCTTTCCATACTACCTATCTTGTGAACTATATTACCTTACATTATCACATCCAACACTATATATTTCTAATGTTACTTATCACACTACACATTACAACAAAAGATGCATACAACATAACACGTTgggtgtcttcaggggcaggaacatgTCAGCAGAGTCCACCATCCCCACATTATGTAAAATAGTACATTTATCATCTTGGTTTTGGATCTCATTATCATCCATGTTTGGTCTTTCTACCAATAGTGTTTATCACTTATACATGTATAAAATATACCCTTCTCCTATCCTTTACATGGTTAATCATGGACTGTACACTGACGCTATCCGTGTGCTGTCAATGATGTTCATAGACTTTGTATTGGCCCCTTGCGCGCACACAATATTGGGATGAATAGACACGTCTCTGTGATTTTTGAACACATGCGgtccatcaaaaaaaaaaattctgaactagAATGAGTGCTTTTTGCCcgtgaaaaatatttccagaaaaGGTATGTGCAACACTAATCTTGTCATCTTAAATGGGTAAAAGTGCTCATAAAACCTAGTATTTTCGTGGTTTACTTATTAAAATCCTCTCTGTTCTCGATCAGAGGCATGCATCTTATTGTTGGCTAGGTTACTGGCCACCGCTGTAGTATTTGAGTAtgcgcagcgcttacaagctcgttCCGTAGTTGGGAAACTATGCTCGGACGCTGGATCTGACCAGCGTAGGAACCCGTAAGCTCCTTGCCGCTGCTCCGAACCATCAATTGGAAGTGCTGCACACCCCAACAAACAGGATGCCAGGAGGTAGTGGAGCTGGGCGCTCCTCTTCAGAAGTAGGGAAGAACCCTTAAAATGTTCTCCTCAGAGGAACAGTAAGTAGATTGGATGGATGGTGAGGAGTTTTAATGGGCTATGCAGAGACTGAGCCTTGGTAATTGGGATCCAGAGAATCCATGTAGATTTGTATGGACTTGTTTTGCTTGTCTGGTTGCATTGCTCCCTGCCCTGGATTGTCTCACGGTAATGTGGTAGGTGAGGACCTCAGACACTGGCTCCTGACCCGGCCTCCTATGTTCTATGTAATGTTGTTTTTTTCCATTTCTTTTCATGCTAATTACTAGCTACCGCCAGGTATTAAGGATAATGGAGGGGATTAGGAAGGCCTACAACTCCACCAACACCATTTAACAGTCAACAcatattgtttggttttttttctacttttttcaaAAGTGTATCATTTCATGTTACCAAGAACATGGAGGAATTGAATAATTGGGACTTGTGTATCCACAATCCTCAACAGTCCCGATACAATTCCCAGCCCAGGTATGTAGTTGGTCCATGGTCGCTGGACATCAAATACCACCACCCTATATTAAGGTCTCCTCTTGGGGCTCCTCCAGAAAGGGGTTAGATGAGTCTCGCGTCTCCCGTTCTAAAGATTAGTGGAGCCCAATTATACCTTTAACACCTGTGCTCCTGTCCAGTGATTAAAGGCATATGTGGGAAAAACATGGTACCATGTGGTAGGAATAATGTATTGGGCTCTGCGTACACGAcgagcttttggtgcgtttttgacacGGCgtatgtgttttctttttttttcttcaaaaatgggGTCTCAGAGTAAACTGACCAGCAGTGCGGGTTTCAAATCTGCAGCGTGACAATGTTTCTTCTGGATACGgggcgttttctgtgcagatttttcccttagacttgcattagatgcagaaaatccacaggtgaaaaaaaaaacaaacaaaaaaacgaaCAATTCGCAACTGACTATATCCGTAAACTTTTGTCAAATCCAAATgccaggaagtataaaaaacaaaacCGCTTTATTTACAACCTTACACACCAAAAGAGACAAATTCAGTGTAGGAAAAAACCTGATAAAAACGCAACGAGAAAAGGAAGTAACCTAATCTTACATAACAGGTGTAGAAATTATACAACTTCAAAAGCTCGCTGTGGGAATGTAGCCTTGAGGTGTTCAGTGTAAAAGAACTTCctaacatagttttttttttttttttttcttgccttcAGGCTTTGTCCCAAGAGCAAAGCGCACTTTAATAAATCtttgaataataatttccacaatttagATGCGTggagaaggcaaaaaaaaccaaaaacttaaTGCACTGTGTAATAGCTGTCTAACCGTACAGGAACATGATCTTACTACATTTCCTAGGCAGGAGAGGATGCAAAAGAGTATAGaaaaggacagcatgggatcacagctgatgctttctgtgaggtaaaacatttctctgcctgtctttttttttttttttttaaacaggtctTGCCTCACAGAAAGCAGCGGCTGTGatctcatgctgtaatgtctgcatactcttttgcttcctcccctgccctggagctgtggtaagatcagaccatgtccctgtacggtcagtcattacacagtactcagcagggacacatttataagattatctaagCAGAGGGACATTTATTTAAATACATCCAAtagtagaaattattattattccaagatctaataATTAAAATATACTTGATTTGTGGGACAAACTCCATTTTATTAATAATCTGTAAGTTTTTCGGGCTAGAGACCAAATTGAATTTCATGTTAAGGTTGTACGTTCGGCCTTGTAATGTATCTGTCACCCATCTTTCCTCTAGGAGAAGATGATCCTCCAATAGCCCGAGTCAGCAGAGATGTGAAGGTTCAGCCCAACCAGGAGGTGACTTTGAGCGGGAAGGAAAGCTGGGATAAAGAAGGCATTGTGACTTATGAATGGAGCCTGCTTTCTGGGGATCCTGAAGTTGTCCATCAGGTAAAAATCCCTGACACATAATGGAAAGTAAAAGAATAAATGCAAAAATGTAGACCCATGATTACCGCCAGATAACGACAGGCAAGCAGTGGTTTGGAGGTGGTGAAGTGAGCAGTGTGAGGAAACTAATCTGTTGTCCACTGTACTTCACAGCAGAAGTGATAAAATGGAGCAATGAAAACCACAAAGGAAGAAATGTAAACCGCCCTTTTGTGGTCGTCTACTGTCTGTAAAGAATGTCTGTCTGACACAGATTTTGTGCCACAAGCAGAACCTACGTTACATCAGAGCTTGTTGCAGTTGCCTTCCGGAAATATCAAAAATAAGTCTGGCTTAATTATTGGTGGTTCTGCTTATAAGTCTGGCTTAATTATTGGTGGTTCTGCTTATATATTAAGGGACATACAAGAACAGAAGTTACAGCAGATGGGTGATTTGTACTCACCCGAAAACCTCTTTAAATCTGGCCACTAAGCCTAAATATAGGCTGTCAATTCCTGTTCGCTACAGATaatttttcagcagtctcattgtcATCACAGGCAGGATGGCAATCACGCCTATCTATACATAGGTCCACCGTTCAAAATAGGTGGACACTGACTCCTGTACAGGTCATGGTGCCTGTCTCTAATCTCCCATAGATGCCAATGAACATGTGGCTGTTTTAACAACACTAAGCTTTGACCCCCTAACTGTGATTCTGGGTACATGGAAGACTGTAATTTCTACGTGGCTTaaaggtagtgtgtgtgtgtgtgtttcaccCTCATGCCTCTCATAAGTGCCCCTCCGTGAGAGATTTAATTTGACTGGACTTTATTAATTTCACAAATTCCTAATATCACTTATTGGGTAGGCCAGGAGTACCACTCGCTGTGATATTTGGAGtgaacagctctctgctgccccctatcgtcCGGACAATTACACGATTGGCCGATCATCGGAGAAGGCCACAACCTGGTCGCATCACTAGGCCGATTATCGGAAAACTAACGGTGAgcctatggtatatacacctccggaTTCCATCACATGGAATAGGTGTATAGACCTTGATACAGTCAATGCTAACTCTCTGATGACCCCAGACTACTCCCCGCCAACACCGATCCGTCTTGGTCGATTGGACACAGTACGATTGCTTAGGACTTTGAGGTgtagtttacagaacaaaaggaacagaactattaaattttatCTTTTAATCCAGAGGGAGccagtgtttatgaaaaatatacaaaagattttacaagggggacaaaacaatacagcgtaAACAGCTacacaaaataaaagggattaacaggAGAACTTACTAAACCGATCGCAGAAACTATTAAAATTAGCGGAAGGAGAGCACTTTCCATTCCCATGTCCGTCAATAAACGGGGTCCATGCATAcatatgtatttctcagcataatctttatcttttattttttttatatagcgctaacatattccgcagtgctttacagtttgcacacattatcatcgctgtccccgatggggctcacaatctaaattccctatcagtatgcctttggaatgtgggaggaaaccggagtgcccggaggaaacccacacaaacacggagagaacataaaaactctttgcagatgttgtccttggtggggtttgaacccaggaccccagggctgctgtgctaaccactccgccaccgtgctgccctatgatcACAGATCATAATTCAGTTTGATCTTTTGAGACCCTGAGTCCCACCCACACACTCCCCTGTAATGACCTCACATGGGCTAGGTTTGGGCTGGTCTCAGCCCATCATGATTGTAGGAAATCTCAACTTATCCAATAACTCCTCAGAGGACGGCCGCAGACGTTCGAGACTGTCATCTTTTTTGTATCGGGATTTTATCTATGCTAAGAGAGACCAATCATGGCCTTAGCTGCTGGCGGTTATATGGCTCATATGGCTTTGGGGCCTCTTGGTGGGggttataattatttattttttgcctagTTATCCTGGTGCGTTAATATCAGATGGATAGAAATCCCAATATTCTGTGTTTTCTTTTGAAGTCACACTGTCTGAGCTGATTTATGGTAACTGCAGTCAGTGACCATGGCTATTTGTGAAGGGTGTGAGATCTCCATTTGATCCACTCAAAACCTAATAAGACTTTTCCTGTCTCTGGGTCTATGGACAATACACATCCCTTTCAGTCACCTTGGCAGAAAGAGGGCTCCTTGCATTTTAATTAAGCTACTTCACATCTCTTTGTACATTTTACGTAAAGGCAGATTTGAGTGCTAGCCAACATTTACTTATCGCAAATTGGAGAGGATAGGAAAAAGGGAGGGAGGGGGGATATGATGGACCTCCAAGGATTTTTTTTAGTATTTCTAGGACACTCTCACTATATAGAAATTAATGTATCCACAAAAAGTGAACACACTTTATTTTAACTAAATGGATGTATttgggtctaaaaaaaaaaaaatattttttttttgcaattgggttagattaaaaatgttgcacttttTGACTTTTCCAGGCTTTAAGTTTCTGGGCACATTCATAAGTGGCCTGTGACTATCAATCAGCTGAGAGGCGctcaaaatcacatactcgcccctCAAACTGTCAGAATGAGTCCTCTGAAGTCTTTGCTGGCTAGAATGAGTCAACTTAATGCAAGACAATAAGATGCAAACACTATGCCTCTTGtccattaatttttcttttttagagaTCTTCTCTGGTGATAGCCTGGAAGGATCATTGATTCATTGATATTACTTACTGTCTTGTAGCCAATGGAGGATGAACCGGAGTACCTTCAAGTGTCTAATCTTCAGAATGGAGAATACGTCTTTCAGCTGGTGGTCACTGACACTGCAAGTCATCAGAGCTCGGCCACTGTTACCATCACAGTGCTGACAAAGGAACTGACTGAGGGTACGTGTGTAAGACTACTTCTATCTTTTTAGTTTTGCTATTTCTTTGCTACCATAGCTATTTTAGAGTTTTCAACAGCCTCGTTGTCAGCAGAGCTAGAATTGGAATGACTGATAAGATCTCTATGCCCAGCTGGTAACCCAGGATCCACCAAtcgcaatagatgtcacagctaccCCATCTTCACATTTACCTTTGCCCAATGATCATTAgacgcttcaatacaaaagatgggGTCAAAGTCTgtttattgctgctaatgtacatgtattgtttcctgaaacaggaaaTTAAATTCTAGCAAAGCCCCAGTGGACGGTGTGACTATTGCaatatttaatttttaaaaaaaaaaaaaacgtttcaggATTACTGGGATCCGTTGGAATGCTTCATACCAAATAAAGAGGTACTGGTTAGATTTCAAaactttggcctggtcattaacacatTGACCACTGATGTCCTCATTGCCCCCAATCAGTGACTATCTGCTGAAGACATTACTGAGACACTTACGGACCGTCCATAGGCATTATTCATATAATACTGCGTAATTTTGATTCTTTGGGGTGCAAATATATCAGTAGGCAGCGCTGACAGAATAAATTCAGCTACTGATATACAAGTGGGCAGCAGCCAATGTTTAAGGTCAAAATTGCTCCGTCATAATGGGGTTAATttggaaaggtaggcagtgtttatggCCCTGCAGAGACAAGCACGTTCATGATACAGGAATGGCTCTTCTCTTTTATGGAAGGAAGAACTCCGATTAAGAAAATAGAACAATCTCACAGCGAATGGTCTTCTAGAATAAACAATAACAGAAACCCAAACTGTTTTTTATTCGATCAAAGATACGCACCCCTCCGTTCCCTTTcgtgagctcatatgggggctgaTTGAGGGATGTGGTAGGCCTTTTAGAACTTtgagatccccaacttacaggATATATTCGTCGCAGGCGGGAGATATTTGTCGTCATGTTTCCCATCCAGATTTTACCTTTCTTTAGAGCTGAAATCTGGCATGGATAGCATCGTCCATCGGACCAATATTAAGTTGGATGCATGtaaatttcccataagggatgggggcagtgttctggaatcactgcgttgagaaacacgtgatggtgtctccgcagtgttggatgttttggtctccccgaggccaatcatctgtgcctttatagcaatATTAAGTTGGAGGCGTTAGAATGGTCttagtgatgtgagtgaatgcattaTGTTGGGTCTCTTTCGGGTTTTCCTGTTTCTTCCTACACTCCAAAGAACTACTGATTGGGGCTAACACTCTGCATCTCCTatgggggacagcgatgatgtatgTACAGCGTTGtgaaattaatggcactatataagtgagtaaaatcaaTGTATATAAATATTAGCTGTCGGTAAGATTATACACGTGTACATTGGGAAAATGATAGTCTAACATTTTGTTTGTCTGATTTGTTTTGCAGCATACTGTCATTCTCCTAGGAAAGTTGGCCGATGCCGAGGTGCCTTCCAGCGATGGTGGTATAACCCAGAAGTAAATGAGTGTGAAGGGTTCACATTTGGAGGTTGCAATGCAAATATGAACAATTATGTACGAAAAGAGGACTGCAGACAAACCTGTGTGAATTCTGCCGAACATGGAGGTAAATTTACATCCTTATTAATAAAATTAAATATATAAAAGCCGCGAAAGCAGTATACTTCAGTTTGAAAGGAGCATCGGTCATGCGCTGCTGCTTCGATCAGTCTATTGAACTAAACTAGATGGCTGAGCACTGTAACTTGGCTTAtagacttaaagggttattcccatcttcaagatcctatcctaatatgtagtaggtgtaataatgaaaatgttagcaaatgcctccaattagaaatgtagcatagttcttctgattcgctatgacaCTTGCCCCATGGGTAGGACAGTTAATGGTCGAAACC
This region of Ranitomeya imitator isolate aRanImi1 chromosome 1, aRanImi1.pri, whole genome shotgun sequence genomic DNA includes:
- the SPINT1 gene encoding kunitz-type protease inhibitor 1, with the protein product MRLLVTIAAMVASIWLVCSELQGQSCLDNFTNMPNFVLDLNDSVSSGATFLTAPALDRVRDCLTACCRSPSCNVALVERDPGHDDIIHSCFLLNCVYKQEFVCKFVRKEGFSNYVTVDVSKKYLHRWEEQEGEDDPPIARVSRDVKVQPNQEVTLSGKESWDKEGIVTYEWSLLSGDPEVVHQPMEDEPEYLQVSNLQNGEYVFQLVVTDTASHQSSATVTITVLTKELTEAYCHSPRKVGRCRGAFQRWWYNPEVNECEGFTFGGCNANMNNYVRKEDCRQTCVNSAEHGDGFDKGRRLKPVCDGRCHHTQFRCDDGCCIDAALECDDTPDCSDHSDEASCENYDREFRKLQDLDVPNNKVRCVELPDTGPCRASFSRFYYDPVAMKCMGFTYGGCAGNRNNFVQEFDCEEFCRGVTNDDIFRANREDPSAQEGGSGSAEVAIAVFLGICILVVLAVIGYCYLKKKGSRKRTTNVNNTVVSATEDTEHLVYNRTTKPV